The following are encoded together in the Manduca sexta isolate Smith_Timp_Sample1 chromosome 22, JHU_Msex_v1.0, whole genome shotgun sequence genome:
- the LOC115443960 gene encoding achaete-scute complex protein T3: MLKRYQYKSEYNTLCYAKDMPKMVPIAPAPDRHHLTLDLSHKKHYKNGAQTASIERRNARERNRVKQVNDGFNALRKRLPATVVAALSGDAKRGSGKKLSKVDTLRMVVEYIKYLQGLIEESDAACGIQTSTSMDYSMQYEADEGICGGTSPYAESAPSPVGSECSSGVSSAYSQGYVPNYHNQVNYMEEDELFDGIAW; this comes from the coding sequence ATGCTCAAGAGATATCAATACAAGTCCGAGTACAACACTTTGTGCTATGCCAAGGACATGCCGAAAATGGTGCCGATAGCTCCTGCACCAGACAGACATCACTTAACCCTGGATCTATCACACAAGAAGCATTACAAGAACGGTGCCCAAACAGCATCGATTGAAAGAAGAAATGCCAGAGAAAGGAACCGTGTCAAACAAGTGAATGATGGATTCAACGCTTTAAGAAAAAGATTGCCGGCCACAGTTGTTGCCGCTCTGTCAGGAGATGCGAAAAGAGGATCGGGAAAGAAATTAAGCAAAGTCGATACTTTAAGGATGGTtgttgaatatattaaatacttacaagGACTGATTGAGGAAAGTGATGCAGCGTGTGGAATTCAGACGAGTACATCGATGGACTATTCCATGCAATATGAAGCAGACGAAGGTATTTGCGGAGGAACTTCTCCTTATGCGGAGTCAGCTCCGTCTCCAGTTGGGTCAGAATGTTCTTCGGGAGTCTCGTCAGCGTATTCCCAAGGATACGTTCCAAATTACCACAATCAAGTGAATTATATGGAGGAAGATGAATTGTTCGATGGAATTGCTTGGTga